CGTTCCGTGCGCTGCTGGATTCCGGCCAGATAAACCTTGAAGTTCATCCGGTGACGTTCCTCGACAGCATGTCATCCGATCACTATTCATCGCGTGCCGATAACGGTGTGGCCTATATTTCCTCCAATGATCCGAACCCTGATCATCTCCTGGACTTCCTCACCAATATTCATTCTGATTCTTTCCAACCTGAGGAAGCAGCCAACTACAAGCCCGTGAGCAATGATCAGCTGCAGCAACAGGCTGTGGCATCCGGGGTTCCCGCGCCTATTGCGGCCAAGGCGTTCGGCAATGAGTACGAACCTTGGCTTTCCGCGGCCGCGCAATACACATTGCGCCGGCCTGAGCTCAAGGACGTAGCCGGCCAGTTCAAGGGCAAGCTCACTACCCCGGTGGTGGTGATCAACGGCAAGATGCTTGATATTTCGGGAATTTCCGACATAGGACTCACGTATAAGGAGGCCGTTTTGCAGTCCATCGGCCTTTCCAACGAAAATATCGGCCGGGCTGGCGCGCAGCCGGCCATCGGCAGCAACGGCGAACCGACGTTCCCGAAGACGCACCCCTCGGCCTGATATCTGCTGCGGGCCTGCTGCGGCGTTGTCGTTTCCTGGCTTTCCCCTTAAAGTTTATGCCGCAAGATGGGTATATCGGATACGAATTTGCCTTCGTTCGTTCTTGATTGACGGTCGGTTAAGCGCCAAAACCTTGCTGCAAACAACGAAACCGGCGGCAGATCACGAACAATATCGTGAATCTGCCGCCGGTTTTTTAGACGCACGTCGAGCGCGTGGCGTGAAGCCGAACTGGCTGGTTAGCTCAAGGATTCAGGTGCTCCGGTGCCGATCTTCGGCATGACGCCCTCCTTGCCGACCTGAGATTCCTTGATGCCAAGGGACTTCAGCAAGGCCTGCTGCTGGGTGAGGCCCAACTGGGTGACTTCAGACATATCCATGAGCTTGCCGTTGATGGTGACGGCCGGAGTGCTCATCTGCCCAGAGCTGTTCAAAAGTTCCTTACGCTTGATCGTGTAGTTGTAGGATGCCTCAAGCCACTTGCCGTAAGTTCCGTTGAACGCCTTGTCGATGATGGATTCAGGGACGCCGGCGGCAATCGCCTGCGCTTTGATCTTGTCGTTGCTGGTCGCCTTGTAATCGGGGCCTTCTGCGGGCTGATAGTCCTTTTTGTAAAGGTTGCTCACGAAATCAAGCAGGTGCTGTGTGCTGGGGTCATGGCTGGAGACGTAAAGCATGGCACCAGCAGCGCGGCTTGAATACTGGTCGGTTGAATCCGCGTCTAGGAAATTCATGAAATGATAAACGAGATTGACTTGGCCGGAATCTACCAATTTATCGAGGTCGGTATCAATCTGGCGGTGAAGTGAACCGCAACCGGGGCAAAGCGGGTCCATGTAAATCTCGA
The window above is part of the Bifidobacterium sp. ESL0732 genome. Proteins encoded here:
- a CDS encoding thioredoxin domain-containing protein, which produces MAQQGNKKAQKRQTRARRKAEEEARQKALEEAAAKERKQQTIIGALVVTIIVILIAIVAVVSLRSIHKKNEANKVTADASYSALQKVKTKPKYADDKGGILISKDGFDKKIDKAPTLEIYMDPLCPGCGSLHRQIDTDLDKLVDSGQVNLVYHFMNFLDADSTDQYSSRAAGAMLYVSSHDPSTQHLLDFVSNLYKKDYQPAEGPDYKATSNDKIKAQAIAAGVPESIIDKAFNGTYGKWLEASYNYTIKRKELLNSSGQMSTPAVTINGKLMDMSEVTQLGLTQQQALLKSLGIKESQVGKEGVMPKIGTGAPESLS
- a CDS encoding DsbA family protein, producing MARHTSNSYAQSAANTSWYGGVDAGDLLIQTRRAQEAKERKQRRIIGFIAFTIVVIFVAVIGLVSYRSIAKRNAAQDITEDQAYNALQAVKLKPKYANDKGGILLSKLGYGKKVPNAPTLEIYTDPMCPGCAVLHQQMDSTFRALLDSGQINLEVHPVTFLDSMSSDHYSSRADNGVAYISSNDPNPDHLLDFLTNIHSDSFQPEEAANYKPVSNDQLQQQAVASGVPAPIAAKAFGNEYEPWLSAAAQYTLRRPELKDVAGQFKGKLTTPVVVINGKMLDISGISDIGLTYKEAVLQSIGLSNENIGRAGAQPAIGSNGEPTFPKTHPSA